A stretch of the Arachis stenosperma cultivar V10309 chromosome 6, arast.V10309.gnm1.PFL2, whole genome shotgun sequence genome encodes the following:
- the LOC130935282 gene encoding pentatricopeptide repeat-containing protein At1g76280 isoform X2 — MVDFLGESHDFHPVPSLYNFLLTSCVKEKNIIHARKCLELMEKQMAGKNEITYIELLKLAVLQENLSAVHLIWEDYIKNYSMSMLPLMKFIHSFTALKDLKSAYKTLQHMVSLAIMGNIGITRKASGSLFSARLDIPVPSNRDFSSTLLDLKENEQLDSWICPAFPDAICASVEQEAFRVGKREVKTAALAGLNREEHSLLKEVLIWSFDQVLYGCRQHKNYELVQKIMLQMQDLGLDPSRHAYDCLVRTVVSQRHFKDGIEILKKMKQNNLKPLDSTLAALSVSCSRALELDLAEAFLNQIAGYPHLYPYGALLAACDEMDQPERALRVFAKMKQIKLVPDIRIYENLFSLFGTVNAPYENGNRMSQADAFKRINAIERDMAKNGIQHSHISMKNLLKALGEEGMIRELFQYLHVAENLFIYSNSSLRTEMYNTVLHYLVEARESHMAIEIFKKMKKFGFHTDSATYDIMIDCCSITRCFKSASLLVSMMIRKGFHLEICTYTSLIKILMENENFSEALNLLERAKLGGIQLDVLLFNTFLRSASYKGRIDIIEFIVEYMHREKIQPDPATCRHVFCAYVAAGFHHTAMEALQVLTLRMMSKYGSILEKEEDFLDEFIFAEDSDAESRIIKLFKDRKEELSVALLNLRWCAVAGFPMLKSADQSLWAKRLESQFHTRRLLVPGRMRSYQSSSYYHNRQI, encoded by the exons ATGGTGGATTTTCTTGGAGAAAGTCATGACTTCCATCCAGTTCCCTCtctgtataattttttattaacatcCTGCGTTAAAGAGAAGAATATAATTCATGCAAGAAAATGTTTGGAATTGATGGAAAAGCAGATGGCAGGGAAGAATGAAATCACATATATAGAGCTTCTCAAG CTTGCAGTTTTGCAGGAAAACTTGTCCGCGGTTCATTTAATTTGGGAGgattatattaaaaactacAGCATGAGTATGTTACCTCTGATGAAATTCATTCACTCTTTTACAGCATTGAAAGATTTAAAATCTGCTTATAAAACACTACAGCATATGGTGTCGTTAGCCATCATGGGAAACATTGGTATCACTAGAAAGGCTAGTGGGAGTTTATTTTCTGCTAGATTGGATATCCCTGTACCTTCAAATAGGGATTTTAGTTCAACTTTATTGGATTTAAAGGAGAACGAGCAACTGGATTCTTGGATATGTCCTGCTTTCCCAGATGCTATTTGTGCTAGTGTAGAGCAGGAAGCTTTTCGTGTGGGAAAAAGAGAAGTTAAAACTGCGGCACTAGCTGGCCTAAATAGAGAAGAACACTCGTTGCTTAAGGAGGTTTTGATATGGTCCTTTGATCAAGTATTATATGGGTGTAGACAGCATAAAAATTATGAGCTTGTGCAGAAGATTATGTTACAG ATGCAAGACCTTGGTTTGGACCCAAGCAGGCATGCATATGATTGCCTTGTTAGAACAGTTGTTTCTCAAAGACATTTTAAGGATGGCATAGAAATA TTAAAGAAAATGAAACAGAATAATTTGAAGCCACTTGATTCAACTTTGGCAGCACTTTCAGTCAGTTGCAGCCGTGCACTAGAGCTTGATTTAGCTGAGGCTTTCTTGAATCAGATTGCAGGATATCCACATCTGTATCCTTATGGTGCTTTGCTTGCAGCATGTGATGAAATG GATCAACCCGAACGTGCTTTGAGGGTGTTTGCCAAAATGAAGCAGATAAAACTTGTACCTGATATCAGGATATACGAGaatcttttttcattgtttggCACTGTAAATGCCCCATACGAAAATGGCAACAGAATGTCACAGGCGGATGCATTTAAAAGAATTAATGCTATTGAAAGGGATATGGCCAAGAATGGGATTCAGCACAGTCATATTTCAATGAAAAACTTG TTGAAGGCCCTCGGAGAAGAAGGAATGATAAGAGAATTGTTCCAATATTTACATGTGGCAGAGAATCTTTTCATTTACAGCAACTCTTCTTTGAGAACAGAGATGTACAACACAGTGTTGCATTATCTTGTTGAAGCCAGAGAA AGTCATATGGCTATtgaaatttttaagaaaatgaagaagtttGGCTTCCACACAGATTCGGCAACATATGATataatgattgattgttgtaGCATCACAAGATGCTTCAAATCGGCGTCTTTGTTGGTTTCAATGATGATACGTAAAGGGTTTCATCTGGAGATTTGCACGTATACTTCTCTCATAAAG ATTTTGATGGAAAATGAGAATTTTAGTGAAGCCTTGAATCTGTTGGAACGGGCCAAATTGGGTGGGATTCAACTTGATGTGCTGCTGTTTAATACCTTTCTTCGATCTGCAAGTTACAAG GGAAGGATTGATATAATTGAGTTTATTGTGGAGTATATGCACAGAGAGAAAATTCAGCCTGATCCAGCAACATGTCGCCATGTCTTCTGTGCATATGTAGCTGCTGGTTTTCACCATACAGCAATGGAAGCATTGCAGGTCTTAACTTTGCGTATGATGTCTAAATACGGCAGCATACTCGAAAAGGAGGAAGATTTTCTGGACGAATTCATTTTTGCAGAAGATTCGGATGCCGAGTCAAGAATAATTAAGCTATTTAAAGATCGTAAAGAGGAACTCTCAGTTGCATTGTTGAATTTAAGATGGTGTGCTGTTGCAGGATTTCCAATGCTCAAGTCAGCTGATCAAAGCCTTTGGGCCAAAAGACTTGAATCACAATTCCATACAAGGAGGCTCTTGGTGCCTGGTCGCATGAGATCTTATCAGTCCTCAAGTTATTACCACAATAGGCAGATATAA
- the LOC130935282 gene encoding pentatricopeptide repeat-containing protein At1g76280 isoform X1, with amino-acid sequence MCGFRATVALRTFCKLKHRYHHGGETRTGHSEFTRHLTTSTTRGSGYMDPVRRSSKHSMKIRKIVKALRYGDRRKASDLLLGFAQRSPSLRADDFLPIFKRCAQSCDPLFVMETWRLMEAKNISLNDKCVSLMTQTLCKGGYLEEAFNMVDFLGESHDFHPVPSLYNFLLTSCVKEKNIIHARKCLELMEKQMAGKNEITYIELLKLAVLQENLSAVHLIWEDYIKNYSMSMLPLMKFIHSFTALKDLKSAYKTLQHMVSLAIMGNIGITRKASGSLFSARLDIPVPSNRDFSSTLLDLKENEQLDSWICPAFPDAICASVEQEAFRVGKREVKTAALAGLNREEHSLLKEVLIWSFDQVLYGCRQHKNYELVQKIMLQMQDLGLDPSRHAYDCLVRTVVSQRHFKDGIEILKKMKQNNLKPLDSTLAALSVSCSRALELDLAEAFLNQIAGYPHLYPYGALLAACDEMDQPERALRVFAKMKQIKLVPDIRIYENLFSLFGTVNAPYENGNRMSQADAFKRINAIERDMAKNGIQHSHISMKNLLKALGEEGMIRELFQYLHVAENLFIYSNSSLRTEMYNTVLHYLVEARESHMAIEIFKKMKKFGFHTDSATYDIMIDCCSITRCFKSASLLVSMMIRKGFHLEICTYTSLIKILMENENFSEALNLLERAKLGGIQLDVLLFNTFLRSASYKGRIDIIEFIVEYMHREKIQPDPATCRHVFCAYVAAGFHHTAMEALQVLTLRMMSKYGSILEKEEDFLDEFIFAEDSDAESRIIKLFKDRKEELSVALLNLRWCAVAGFPMLKSADQSLWAKRLESQFHTRRLLVPGRMRSYQSSSYYHNRQI; translated from the exons ATGTGTGGTTTCAGAGCAACGGTTGCTCTCCGCACATTTTGTAAATTAAAACACCGTTACCACCAT GGAGGTGAAACCCGCACTGGCCATTCAGAGTTCACCCGACATCTTACCACATCCACCACAAGAG GTTCTGGTTATATGGATCCTGTTAGAAGATCATCTAAACATTCTATGAAAATCCGAAAAATTGTTAAGGCACTTCGCTATGGTGACAGAAGAAAGGCTTCTGACTTACTTTTGGGTTTTGCTCAGAGAAGCCCTTCATTAAGAGCTGATgattttcttcctatttttaaGCGCTGTGCACAATCTTGTGATCCGTTG TTTGTTATGGAGACTTGGCGGTTAATGGAGGCCAAAAACATTAGCCTGAATGATAAATGTGTCTCTCTTATGACTCAGACCCTATGTAAGGGGGGTTACTTGGAAGAG GCCTTTAATATGGTGGATTTTCTTGGAGAAAGTCATGACTTCCATCCAGTTCCCTCtctgtataattttttattaacatcCTGCGTTAAAGAGAAGAATATAATTCATGCAAGAAAATGTTTGGAATTGATGGAAAAGCAGATGGCAGGGAAGAATGAAATCACATATATAGAGCTTCTCAAG CTTGCAGTTTTGCAGGAAAACTTGTCCGCGGTTCATTTAATTTGGGAGgattatattaaaaactacAGCATGAGTATGTTACCTCTGATGAAATTCATTCACTCTTTTACAGCATTGAAAGATTTAAAATCTGCTTATAAAACACTACAGCATATGGTGTCGTTAGCCATCATGGGAAACATTGGTATCACTAGAAAGGCTAGTGGGAGTTTATTTTCTGCTAGATTGGATATCCCTGTACCTTCAAATAGGGATTTTAGTTCAACTTTATTGGATTTAAAGGAGAACGAGCAACTGGATTCTTGGATATGTCCTGCTTTCCCAGATGCTATTTGTGCTAGTGTAGAGCAGGAAGCTTTTCGTGTGGGAAAAAGAGAAGTTAAAACTGCGGCACTAGCTGGCCTAAATAGAGAAGAACACTCGTTGCTTAAGGAGGTTTTGATATGGTCCTTTGATCAAGTATTATATGGGTGTAGACAGCATAAAAATTATGAGCTTGTGCAGAAGATTATGTTACAG ATGCAAGACCTTGGTTTGGACCCAAGCAGGCATGCATATGATTGCCTTGTTAGAACAGTTGTTTCTCAAAGACATTTTAAGGATGGCATAGAAATA TTAAAGAAAATGAAACAGAATAATTTGAAGCCACTTGATTCAACTTTGGCAGCACTTTCAGTCAGTTGCAGCCGTGCACTAGAGCTTGATTTAGCTGAGGCTTTCTTGAATCAGATTGCAGGATATCCACATCTGTATCCTTATGGTGCTTTGCTTGCAGCATGTGATGAAATG GATCAACCCGAACGTGCTTTGAGGGTGTTTGCCAAAATGAAGCAGATAAAACTTGTACCTGATATCAGGATATACGAGaatcttttttcattgtttggCACTGTAAATGCCCCATACGAAAATGGCAACAGAATGTCACAGGCGGATGCATTTAAAAGAATTAATGCTATTGAAAGGGATATGGCCAAGAATGGGATTCAGCACAGTCATATTTCAATGAAAAACTTG TTGAAGGCCCTCGGAGAAGAAGGAATGATAAGAGAATTGTTCCAATATTTACATGTGGCAGAGAATCTTTTCATTTACAGCAACTCTTCTTTGAGAACAGAGATGTACAACACAGTGTTGCATTATCTTGTTGAAGCCAGAGAA AGTCATATGGCTATtgaaatttttaagaaaatgaagaagtttGGCTTCCACACAGATTCGGCAACATATGATataatgattgattgttgtaGCATCACAAGATGCTTCAAATCGGCGTCTTTGTTGGTTTCAATGATGATACGTAAAGGGTTTCATCTGGAGATTTGCACGTATACTTCTCTCATAAAG ATTTTGATGGAAAATGAGAATTTTAGTGAAGCCTTGAATCTGTTGGAACGGGCCAAATTGGGTGGGATTCAACTTGATGTGCTGCTGTTTAATACCTTTCTTCGATCTGCAAGTTACAAG GGAAGGATTGATATAATTGAGTTTATTGTGGAGTATATGCACAGAGAGAAAATTCAGCCTGATCCAGCAACATGTCGCCATGTCTTCTGTGCATATGTAGCTGCTGGTTTTCACCATACAGCAATGGAAGCATTGCAGGTCTTAACTTTGCGTATGATGTCTAAATACGGCAGCATACTCGAAAAGGAGGAAGATTTTCTGGACGAATTCATTTTTGCAGAAGATTCGGATGCCGAGTCAAGAATAATTAAGCTATTTAAAGATCGTAAAGAGGAACTCTCAGTTGCATTGTTGAATTTAAGATGGTGTGCTGTTGCAGGATTTCCAATGCTCAAGTCAGCTGATCAAAGCCTTTGGGCCAAAAGACTTGAATCACAATTCCATACAAGGAGGCTCTTGGTGCCTGGTCGCATGAGATCTTATCAGTCCTCAAGTTATTACCACAATAGGCAGATATAA